One window of Cohnella hashimotonis genomic DNA carries:
- the udk gene encoding uridine kinase, with protein sequence MLIIGIAGGTGSGKTTVARSVIERLGAGKVTFISQDSYYMDYPHLSMEERARMNYDHPLMFDNDLLVEHLGMLKTGRTAYAPVYDFGFYGRSADEREALLPNPIVILEGLHVLYEEKLRELLDIKVFVDTDPDVRILRRVVRDIEERGRTIQSVYRQYMETVKPMHEAFIEPSKKYADLILPEGGHNQVGIELLTVLTEKYLDGAPRRS encoded by the coding sequence ATGCTGATTATCGGCATCGCCGGAGGCACGGGCTCCGGCAAGACGACGGTCGCGCGTTCCGTCATCGAGCGTCTTGGCGCCGGCAAAGTCACGTTTATTTCGCAGGACAGCTACTATATGGACTATCCGCATTTGAGCATGGAAGAGCGCGCCAGGATGAATTACGATCATCCGCTCATGTTCGACAACGACCTGCTCGTCGAGCATCTGGGCATGCTGAAGACGGGACGCACGGCCTATGCGCCGGTATACGACTTTGGCTTCTACGGCAGGTCCGCCGACGAGCGGGAGGCGCTGCTCCCCAATCCGATCGTCATTCTCGAAGGACTTCACGTGCTGTACGAGGAAAAGCTGCGGGAGCTGCTCGACATCAAGGTGTTCGTCGACACGGATCCAGACGTGCGCATCCTGCGGCGGGTCGTGCGCGACATCGAGGAGCGCGGGCGGACGATCCAGTCGGTGTACCGCCAATATATGGAGACGGTCAAGCCGATGCACGAGGCGTTCATCGAGCCGTCGAAGAAGTATGCCGACCTGATCCTGCCCGAAGGCGGGCACAATCAGGTCGGCATCGAATTGCTTACGGTGTTGACGGAGAAATATTTGGACGGCGCTCCGCGCCGGTCTTGA
- a CDS encoding alpha-galactosidase, producing MTEEQAWRSPERSGMQVVCYGGEKRFWAIEYTGGIETGWTFGSPAFELEGRMVSGALASLAETAPRRTLTCGVTEYRVGGPLRDAPGTDLHWIVRVADGGNPVVRFRYELASRDGARLTKRTGSDRLRYVSASLDGCDLTVERRLSEFVEPVHSYCLTERQVDELHFRREETLMGPMLTAGDGSRRLLLAYEHGSQYPDAFIQYRLRPDRTVELEAVKGNYLDGSAPTLERPYRTVWMQAAAIEGDDDALASHYRRFALRHWSENAESRRPYIFYNTWNYQERVRNEQGGKYLDPMRLERTLLDIDAAHELGVEVYVLDTGWYGRTGDWRADPQRFPDDLREVRARLDGYGMKLGLWFNPTVAALGSEMLAAHRDCVMSEEGREAEPAEVWETEASVPLCLASRYADAFAGELIRLARDYGVRYFKWDAIAQYGCDAPGHDHGDAGHSRLERRESYAFQQVQAMARIVDRLCAACPQAIVDFDVTEGGRAMGLAFLGSGKYFLVNNGPYYFNYDVPIDRERDNWNLFFHPGPARGWICRRPLAYDRWLPSTLFLAHYLPDAPRDNQLLSLASLMLGHNGLWGDLPALSRADRDFIRGTLDRYKQVRDDIADSDPVREGEIGGAAEVHEKLSAMNGRGLVALFSATPGKYTYATKGKPALPVWHSEGVTLAWDASGRAVIEAEFSSSSAAIVLFGAQ from the coding sequence ATGACGGAGGAACAAGCATGGCGCAGTCCGGAGCGATCCGGCATGCAGGTCGTCTGCTATGGCGGGGAAAAACGCTTCTGGGCGATTGAATATACGGGCGGCATCGAAACGGGCTGGACGTTCGGCAGTCCCGCGTTCGAGCTGGAAGGGCGGATGGTGTCCGGCGCGCTCGCCTCGCTCGCGGAGACTGCGCCGCGCCGGACGCTTACATGCGGCGTGACCGAATACCGGGTGGGCGGACCGCTGCGCGACGCGCCGGGTACCGACCTGCATTGGATCGTGCGCGTGGCGGACGGCGGCAATCCGGTCGTCCGCTTCCGTTATGAGCTGGCATCGCGGGACGGCGCGCGTTTGACGAAGCGGACCGGCAGCGACCGGCTGCGCTACGTCTCGGCTTCCCTCGACGGCTGCGACCTTACGGTCGAGCGGCGGTTGTCCGAATTCGTGGAACCGGTACACAGCTATTGCCTGACCGAGCGCCAGGTGGACGAGCTGCATTTCAGGCGGGAAGAGACGTTGATGGGGCCGATGCTGACCGCGGGAGACGGGAGCCGCCGGCTGCTGCTTGCCTACGAACACGGATCCCAGTACCCGGACGCCTTCATTCAGTACCGGCTCCGGCCGGACCGGACGGTCGAGCTGGAGGCGGTCAAGGGCAATTATCTGGACGGCAGCGCCCCGACGCTGGAGCGGCCCTATCGAACGGTATGGATGCAAGCGGCTGCGATCGAGGGAGACGATGACGCGCTCGCTTCGCATTACCGCCGCTTCGCCCTGCGCCATTGGTCGGAAAACGCGGAGAGCCGCAGGCCCTATATTTTCTATAACACTTGGAACTATCAAGAGCGAGTCCGCAACGAGCAGGGCGGCAAGTATCTGGATCCGATGCGCCTTGAGCGGACGCTGCTCGATATCGACGCCGCGCACGAGCTGGGCGTGGAAGTATACGTCCTCGATACGGGCTGGTACGGCCGGACCGGCGACTGGCGAGCGGATCCGCAGCGCTTCCCCGACGATCTGCGCGAGGTCAGGGCGCGGCTTGACGGCTACGGCATGAAGCTCGGGCTGTGGTTCAACCCGACGGTGGCCGCGCTCGGCAGCGAGATGCTCGCCGCCCATCGGGACTGCGTCATGTCGGAGGAAGGCCGGGAGGCAGAGCCGGCCGAGGTGTGGGAGACGGAGGCGAGCGTGCCGCTTTGCCTCGCGAGCCGGTATGCGGACGCGTTCGCCGGGGAGCTGATCCGGCTGGCCCGGGATTACGGCGTCCGGTATTTTAAATGGGACGCGATCGCGCAGTACGGCTGCGACGCGCCCGGGCACGATCACGGCGATGCGGGACATAGCCGCCTGGAACGGCGGGAGAGCTACGCGTTCCAGCAGGTGCAGGCCATGGCGCGCATTGTCGATCGGCTGTGCGCGGCGTGCCCGCAGGCGATCGTCGACTTCGACGTGACCGAGGGAGGCCGCGCGATGGGATTGGCATTTCTGGGTTCCGGCAAGTATTTTCTGGTGAACAACGGTCCGTATTACTTTAATTACGATGTGCCGATCGACCGGGAGCGGGACAACTGGAACCTGTTTTTTCATCCCGGTCCCGCGCGAGGCTGGATCTGCCGCCGTCCGCTCGCCTACGATCGCTGGCTGCCGTCGACGCTGTTCCTCGCGCATTATTTGCCGGATGCGCCGCGGGACAACCAGCTGCTCTCCCTTGCCTCGCTCATGCTCGGCCATAACGGCTTATGGGGCGATTTGCCGGCGCTGTCGCGAGCGGACCGCGATTTTATACGCGGGACGCTTGACCGCTACAAGCAAGTACGGGACGATATTGCCGACAGCGATCCGGTGCGGGAGGGCGAGATAGGCGGTGCGGCGGAAGTGCACGAAAAATTGTCCGCGATGAACGGCCGCGGTCTCGTCGCGCTTTTCTCCGCGACGCCCGGAAAATATACTTACGCTACCAAGGGCAAGCCGGCGCTGCCGGTCTGGCACTCCGAGGGGGTCACCCTCGCGTGGGACGCGTCCGGCCGCGCGGTCATCGAGGCCGAATTTTCCTCGTCCTCCGCGGCGATCGTCTTGTTCGGCGCGCAGTAG
- a CDS encoding carbohydrate ABC transporter permease — protein sequence MRMSGALTALRLVLLLALSLIVVVPLLFILLSAVKDAQQAALMRLELPDAWHWSNFKIVFEQGRMLRGLTNSAIVTTGSVVLSISIGVMGAFIAARRSGRLIAVIYTLFLAGLIAPPSIIPTVKLMQSLQLNNQFLGVILLYAALQTPFILLMMTGFVKAIPREIDESAFVDGARGFGLFIRIILPLLLPSITTATVFVFLGVWNDFQWPLYLLGSSDMWTIPMSVYMFKSKFGTDWNYVFADLLIAMAPVLLVYAVGQRFIIEEMTAGAIKG from the coding sequence ATGAGGATGAGCGGCGCGCTGACCGCGCTCAGGCTGGTCCTGTTGCTGGCGCTCAGCCTCATTGTCGTCGTGCCGCTGCTGTTCATCTTGCTCAGCGCGGTCAAGGACGCACAGCAGGCGGCGCTTATGCGGCTCGAACTGCCCGATGCCTGGCATTGGAGCAACTTCAAGATTGTATTCGAGCAGGGCCGGATGCTGCGGGGACTGACCAACAGCGCGATCGTCACGACCGGCTCCGTCGTATTGTCTATCTCCATAGGCGTCATGGGTGCGTTTATCGCGGCCCGGCGGTCCGGAAGGCTGATCGCGGTCATTTATACGCTGTTCCTGGCGGGACTGATCGCGCCGCCCTCGATCATCCCGACCGTCAAGCTGATGCAGTCGCTGCAGCTGAACAATCAATTTCTGGGCGTCATCCTGCTGTACGCGGCGCTGCAAACGCCGTTCATTTTGCTCATGATGACCGGCTTCGTCAAGGCAATCCCGCGCGAGATCGACGAGTCCGCCTTCGTCGACGGGGCGAGGGGGTTCGGCCTTTTCATACGGATCATACTGCCTTTGCTGCTGCCCTCGATTACGACGGCGACCGTATTCGTTTTTCTAGGCGTCTGGAACGACTTTCAATGGCCGCTCTACCTGCTCGGCAGCTCCGACATGTGGACGATCCCGATGTCCGTCTACATGTTCAAGTCGAAGTTCGGCACGGACTGGAATTACGTCTTCGCCGACCTGCTGATCGCGATGGCCCCCGTGCTGCTCGTGTACGCCGTCGGTCAAAGGTTCATCATCGAGGAGATGACGGCCGGCGCGATCAAGGGATGA
- a CDS encoding carbohydrate ABC transporter permease encodes MHIKKMYPLWLLLPVLAVYGALYIYPTLSGFYYSLTDWNIYKESIRFVGLQQYRDLLAAGDLVHAVRHTLVYAAIVTVFQNGLGLGLALILTTRVPGRNAFRTVFFLPCVLSTLVIGYVFSAIYRPEGILNELLRFVGLGFATTDWLGNADVALYAISVANVWQYAGFAMAIYIAGILVIPKELIEASIIDGSGYLKRVRYVIFPLLAPSFTINVILSLIGSLKVFEIVFALTSGGPGDATEVVNTYIFDRFSDGLYAYGTAANVCLFLVIAVISFYALHLLRRREVQL; translated from the coding sequence ATGCACATCAAAAAAATGTACCCCTTGTGGCTGCTGCTGCCCGTGCTGGCCGTATACGGAGCGCTCTACATTTATCCGACGCTGTCGGGCTTCTATTATTCGCTGACGGACTGGAACATCTATAAAGAAAGCATCCGCTTCGTCGGCCTGCAGCAATACCGCGATCTGCTGGCGGCCGGGGACCTCGTCCACGCCGTCCGGCACACGCTCGTCTACGCCGCCATCGTCACCGTCTTCCAGAACGGGCTGGGCCTCGGCCTGGCCCTGATCCTGACGACCAGGGTGCCGGGCCGCAACGCGTTCCGCACGGTCTTTTTCCTGCCCTGCGTGCTCAGCACGCTCGTGATCGGGTATGTCTTCTCCGCCATCTACCGGCCGGAGGGGATCCTGAACGAGCTGCTGCGCTTCGTCGGTCTCGGGTTCGCGACGACGGACTGGCTGGGCAACGCCGACGTTGCGCTTTACGCCATCTCCGTCGCCAACGTCTGGCAGTATGCAGGCTTCGCGATGGCGATCTACATCGCCGGCATCCTGGTCATTCCCAAGGAGCTGATCGAAGCGTCGATCATCGACGGCAGCGGCTACCTGAAGCGCGTGCGCTACGTGATATTTCCGCTGCTCGCGCCCTCGTTCACCATTAACGTCATTCTGAGCCTGATCGGCTCGCTAAAAGTATTCGAGATCGTGTTCGCGCTGACGAGCGGCGGTCCGGGCGATGCCACGGAGGTCGTCAACACGTATATCTTCGATCGATTCTCGGACGGCTTGTACGCTTACGGTACGGCGGCCAACGTCTGCCTGTTCCTCGTCATCGCCGTCATCTCCTTCTACGCGCTGCATCTGCTGCGCCGAAGGGAGGTTCAGCTATGA
- a CDS encoding ABC transporter substrate-binding protein, with the protein MHAKQIKSGLAVAMSVLTAAALAACGGGESGSGASPSSSTSPSPSASASASAKSSETAPAAKPVTLSVIMHADWAKGGPWEKIMKGYEEKSGNKVDLQIVSDNFEQMVLTKIATEDIPDVLFFFSQSSAIKKLNPEKNLVDLSGESYISRINPTILKYYLQDGGKVYGIPTSGMNVSGVLYNKKVFSDLGLSVPRTYDELLADAEKIKAAGITPFYEAGKDGWPLQVFTFSGFANLLAKQPDLMDKINAHQTTFDQIPEFVDMLQKQADLVKKGYANKNLFSGTYDLSLDELATGKSAMVINADWALPTLLAKYPDAPVGMFPQPFEADSYVGISDPQAAFAFKNSKNVEQAKDLLAYIAEPETLKMYYDAAKTMPSWLGVDAALNGGTADLQPVVEAGRAAPFFNGLTAVSVGDYTKELQALYGGDKTAAEVAKALQKNIDTAAKAAGLAGW; encoded by the coding sequence ATGCATGCAAAACAGATCAAGTCCGGCCTCGCCGTGGCCATGTCCGTGCTGACGGCTGCAGCGCTCGCAGCCTGCGGAGGAGGCGAGAGCGGCAGCGGCGCCTCGCCTTCCTCGTCCACATCCCCTTCGCCGTCCGCTTCGGCAAGCGCTTCCGCGAAGTCGTCGGAGACGGCCCCCGCCGCCAAGCCGGTGACGCTGTCCGTCATTATGCACGCCGACTGGGCCAAAGGCGGACCTTGGGAAAAAATCATGAAGGGCTACGAGGAGAAAAGCGGCAACAAGGTCGATCTGCAGATCGTGTCCGACAACTTCGAGCAGATGGTGCTGACCAAGATCGCGACCGAGGACATCCCCGACGTACTCTTTTTCTTCAGCCAGAGCAGCGCCATCAAGAAGCTCAATCCGGAAAAAAACCTCGTCGATTTGTCGGGTGAATCTTATATTTCGCGGATCAATCCGACCATTTTGAAATATTACCTGCAGGACGGCGGCAAGGTGTACGGCATTCCGACGAGCGGGATGAACGTGTCGGGCGTCCTCTATAACAAAAAAGTATTTTCCGACCTCGGCCTGTCCGTACCCCGCACGTACGACGAGCTGCTCGCAGACGCCGAGAAGATCAAGGCCGCGGGTATCACCCCCTTTTACGAGGCGGGGAAGGACGGCTGGCCGCTCCAGGTATTCACCTTCAGCGGATTCGCCAATCTGCTCGCCAAGCAGCCCGATCTGATGGACAAGATCAACGCGCACCAGACGACGTTCGACCAGATCCCCGAGTTCGTGGATATGCTGCAGAAGCAGGCGGATCTCGTGAAAAAGGGCTATGCCAACAAAAATCTGTTCTCCGGCACGTACGACCTGTCGCTCGACGAGCTGGCCACCGGCAAGTCGGCCATGGTCATCAACGCGGACTGGGCGCTGCCCACGCTGCTGGCCAAGTATCCGGATGCGCCGGTCGGCATGTTCCCGCAGCCGTTCGAAGCGGACAGCTACGTCGGCATCAGCGATCCGCAGGCGGCTTTTGCATTCAAAAACTCCAAGAACGTCGAGCAGGCCAAAGACCTGCTTGCCTATATCGCGGAGCCGGAAACGCTCAAAATGTATTATGACGCCGCCAAGACAATGCCGAGCTGGCTCGGCGTGGATGCCGCGTTGAACGGGGGCACGGCCGATCTGCAGCCGGTCGTCGAAGCCGGGCGCGCCGCGCCGTTCTTCAACGGACTGACGGCCGTGTCGGTCGGCGACTATACGAAGGAACTGCAGGCGCTCTACGGCGGCGACAAGACGGCGGCCGAAGTCGCCAAGGCGCTGCAGAAAAACATCGACACCGCCGCCAAGGCGGCGGGTCTCGCGGGCTGGTAA